The Emys orbicularis isolate rEmyOrb1 chromosome 21, rEmyOrb1.hap1, whole genome shotgun sequence genome has a segment encoding these proteins:
- the LOC135893219 gene encoding suppressor of cytokine signaling 5-like, which translates to MSQAGEGPDRGARPKESSGEAGGWRGGRRRAKLPETPAGQDSEGAEPGRRVGRSLRQRIQDAVGQCFPIKGHGGARSPEFSPSQRKIHLRELMLETCPFPAGSELARKWNLIKQHTAPVSAQEGLACGGAGPAEDEDDRLRERRRISIEQGVEPPPDAMIHTFEATAQINPLYKLGPKLAPGMNELAGDNWATLAPQEEEEEELVAAVAAPEPELRVHTQIDYIHCLVPDLLQLTRLPCYWGVMDRYQAEALLEGKPEGTFLLRDSAQEDYLFSVSFRRYGRSLHARVEQWNHNFSFDVHDPGVFHAPTVSGLLERYKDPSACMFFEPLLSRPVRRPFPFALQHLCRAVVAGCTSYDGIGRLPIPGALQEYLKEYHYKQRVRVRRLDTRWN; encoded by the coding sequence ATGTCCCAGGCCGGAGAGGGGCCGGACCGAGGCGCCCGGCCCAAGGAGAGCTCAGGCGAggccgggggctggcgcggcggaCGCAGGAGAGCAAAGCTCCCGGAGACCCCGGCGGGGCAGGACTCAGAGggggccgagccgggccggcgggTGGGGCGCTCGCTGCGGCAGAGGATCCAGGATGCGGTGGGCCAGTGTTTCCCCATCAAGGGGCACGGCGGCGCCCGCTCCCCCGAATTCTCCCCTTCCCAGCGCAAGATCCACCTGCGGGAACTGATGCTGGAGACCTGCCCCTTCCCGGCCGGCTCGGAGCTGGCCCGCAAGTGGAACCTCATCAAGCAGCACACGGCGCCCGTGTCGGCCCAGGAGGGGCTGGCCtgcggcggggcggggccggcagAGGATGAGGACGACCGGCTGCGGGAGCGACGGCGCATCAGCATCGAGCAGGGGGTGGAACCGCCCCCGGACGCCATGATCCACACCTTCGAGGCCACGGCGCAGATCAACCCGCTCTACAAACTGGGGCCCAAGCTGGCCCCTGGCATGAACGAACTGGCCGGGGACAACTGGGCCACCCTGGCCCcccaggaggaagaagaggaggagctggTGGCGGCGGTGGCGGCCCCGGAGCCGGAGCTTCGTGTCCACACCCAGATCGACTACATCCACTGCCTGGTGCCGGATCTGCTGCAGCTAACCCGGCTGCCCTGCTACTGGGGGGTGATGGATCGCTACCAGGCCGAGGCCTTGCTGGAGGGGAAGCCGGAAGGGACCTTCCTGCTGCGGGATTCGGCCCAGGAGGATTATCTCTTCTCGGTCAGTTTCCGGCGCTACGGCCGCTCGCTCCACGCCCGGGTCGAGCAGTGGAACCACAACTTCAGCTTCGACGTGCACGACCCCGGCGTCTTCCACGCCCCCACCGTCTCGGGCCTGCTGGAGCGGTACAAGGACCCCAGCGCCTGCATGTTCTTCGAGCCCCTGCTCTCCCGCCCCGTGCGCCGGCCCTTCCCCTTCGCCCTGCAGCACCTGTGCCGGGCCGTGGTGGCCGGCTGCACCTCCTACGACGGCATCGGCCGCCTGCCCATCCCCGGCGCGCTCCAGGAGTACCTCAAGGAATACCACTACAAGCAGAGGGTACGGGTGCGGCGGCTGGACACCCGCTGGAACTGA
- the PAF1 gene encoding LOW QUALITY PROTEIN: RNA polymerase II-associated factor 1 homolog (The sequence of the model RefSeq protein was modified relative to this genomic sequence to represent the inferred CDS: deleted 1 base in 1 codon): MGIMLPTLLGKGHWTKRAHGVVIISCYYLFPYLCRPNAHRTLPERSGVVCRVKYCNSLPDIPFDPKFITYPFDQNRFVQYKATSLEKQHKHDLLTEPDLGVTIDLINPDTYRIDPNVLLDPADEKLLEEEIQAPTSSKRSQQHAKVVPWMRKTEYISTEFNRYGVSNEKPEVKIGVSVKQQFTEEEIYKDRDSQIAAIEKTFEDAQKSISQHYSKPRVTPMEVMPVFPDFKMWINPCAQVIFDSDPAPKDTSGAAALEMMSQAMIRGMMDEEGNQFVAYFLPVEDTLRKRKRDQEEEMDYAPEDIYDYKIAREYNWNVKNKASKGYEENYFFIFREGDGVYYNELETRVRLSKRRAKAGVQSGTNAVLVVKHRDMNEKELEAQEARKAQLENHEPEEEEEEEMDKEAQGSDEELEKGSESEPEASEEEEEEEGRSGSESEPEASGRSASEGSPEASEEDERAARDKEEIFGSDDEDSEGEGGGGRRSPGEEESGSEGGGRRRRASRSPFLSGSEGSNAEEDDEDERSGSGSEAASDSSEEGSESD, translated from the exons atggggataatgctaccaACACTCCTTGGTAAAGGGCATTGGACGAAAAGAGCTCACGGTGTTGTGATTATttcctgttattatttatttccgTATCTTTGCAGGCCCAACGCTCATCGGACCCTGCCTGAGAG ATCGGGCGTGGTGTGTCGGGTGAAATACTGCAACAGTCTCCCGGATATTCCCTTCGACCCCAAATTCATTACATACCCCTTCGACCAGAACAG GTTTGTGCAGTACAAAGCCACCTCTCTGGAGAAGCAGCACAAACACGACCTCCTCACCGAGCCGGACCTGGGTGTGACCATCGACCTCATCAACCCCGATACGTACCGCATCGACCCCAATG TTCTCCTGGATCCGGCCGACGAGAAGCTGCTGGAGGAGGAAATCCAGGCTCCCACCAGCTCGAAGAG ATCTCAGCAGCATGCCAAAGTGGTACCGTGGATGAGGAAGACGGAATACATCTCCACCGAATTCAACCGCTACGGCGTGTCCAACGAGAAGCCGGAGGTCAA GATCGGCGTGTCCGTCAAGCAGCAGTTCACGGAGGAGGAGATCTACAAGGACCGGGACAGCCAGATCGCTGCCATCGAGAAGACTTTCGAGGACGCCCAGAAATCG ATCTCCCAGCATTACAGCAAACCTCGCGTCACCCCCATGGAAGTGATGCCCGTGTTCCCGGACTTCAAG ATGTGGATCAACCCCTGCGCCCAGGTCATCTTCGACTCGGACCCAGCCCCCAAGGACACCAGCGGGGCTGCGGCCCTCGAGATGATGTCTCAGGCGATGATCAG AGGGATGATGGACGAAGAGGGGAACCAGTTTGTGGCCTATTTCCTGCCCGTGGAGGACACGCTACGGAAACGCAAGCGGgaccaggaggaggagatggactATGCGCCCGAAGATAT atacgACTACAAGATCGCCCGGGAGTACAACTGGAACGTGAAGAACAAAGCCAGCAAGGGCTACGAGGAGAATTATTTCTTCATCTTCCGCGAGGGTGACGGGGTCTACTACAACGAGCTGGAgacccg GGTGCGGCTGAGCAAACGCAGGGCCAAGGCGGGCGTGCAGTCGGGCACCAACGCCGTGCTGGTGGTGAAGCACAGGGACATGAACGAGAAGGAACTGGAGGCTCAG GAGGCTCGCAAGGCACAGCTGGAGAATCACGAgccggaggaggaagaggaggaggagatggacaAGGAGGCCCAGGGCTCAG atgaggagctggagaagggcagCGAGAGTGAGCCGGAGgccagcgaggaggaggaggaggaggaagggcgcTCGGGCAGTGAGAGCGAGCCGGAGGCTAGCGGGCGCAGCGCCAGCGAGGGCTCGCCGGAGGCCAGCGAGGAGGATGAGCGGGCGGCCCGCGACAAGGAGGAGATCTTCGGCAGCGACGACGAGGACTCGGAgggcgaggggggcggggggcggcgcagcCCCGGGGAGGAGGAGAGCGGCAGCGAA GGGGGGGGCCGGCGGCGCCGGGCCAGCCGCAGCCCCTTCCTCAGCGGCAGCGAGGGCTCCAACGCCGAGGAGGACGACGAGGACGAGCGCAGCGGGAGCGGCAGCGAGGCCGCTTCGGACTCCAGCGAGGAGGGGAGCGAAAGCGACTGA